TCCATTTTAAAGTATAGGGAACTATAATGCACTCAATCAGCAAAATATCTCAAAAATCATAGATTTTTGCAGATTTTGCAAACATTTTCTATACTTTAAGTTTTCTGGAGGATTAATCTTTGATTCACCTGCTTTTTAGAATTGAATTGACTTAAGTGTAATTTTGAAAAGTTGAATAAAATGTAATTAGAACTAAATTCATATAATAATTAACATGACTGAACTGATGATGCTCCTGTTTTTCACCGCTGCTTTTTTAGCGGTAGTCATAGGTACAGTGGCCGGGTTTGGAACATCAACTATTTTACTGCCTATTACATTACTTTTTGTAGATTTTAAAACTGCGCTGGTGCTGGTTGCAATTTCTCATATTTCAGGTAGTTTAGGCGCAACTGCATTTTTCCGTCATGGGCTGAATAAAAGATTGATTTTACTTTTCGGCGTGCCCAGTATAATTTTAACAATTTTAGGAGCATACCTTGTAACTTATGTCCCTCAAAATATCTTGCAGCTTATTTTAGGTTTATCTCTTTTAATATTTTCAATTTATTTCCTGTTAAAACCGGATTTTAAAGTTTCGCCGTCAAAGAAGAACACAATATTTGGTGGAAGTCTATCTGGATTTTTACAGGGACTCTTAGGAATTGGAGGCCCTTTAAGGGGAGCGTTTCTTATTTCTTATAACATGGATAAATTCAAATACATAGCTACATTAGCAGCGATAGCTGTGATTATTGATGCAACCAGGATTCCAATTTATTTTTTAAACAATCTCCTTGAACCCCCATTTTATTATTTTATACCAGTTCTTGCAGTAATTGGAATTGCAGGATCATATACTGGTAAACGAATTGTCCAGAAAATTCCGCAAAATATCTTTAAAAAGTTTGTTCTGGTTGGAATTGGTCTTGCAAGCTTATTATTAATTTATGGCAGCTTAATTATATTATAAAAATTTTGGATTGCTAAAAAAACATTTGAACTTTTTTTGGTAAATGGAATTTTTCTAACAAAAAAAGTTATAGTCGAATACACAAATATAAACGGGATAGGTACAAAAATGATTTAATTTTATAAATATTTACAGTAAGGTGTATTACGTGGAAAGCAGTGAAGCGGTTTATAAAGCAATAAAAGATGCAGGAATAGATTTTATAGTTAGTGTACCCTGCGTAAATCTTGGAAAGGTTATGGAACTTGTAGATTGTGATGAAGATATTATTCATGTCCCTGTAACACGGGAAGAAGAAGGATTTGGAATATGTGCCGGAGCATTTTTCGGTGGTAAGAAGCCGGCTATATTGATGCAAAATTCAGGACTTGGAAATTCAGTGAATGTACTTGCATCGCTGTATGAACTATATAAAATTCCTATACTTGTAATTATGAGCCATAGAGGCACTGAAGGGGAATTTATGAGTGCCCAGATCCCTATGGGGAAAGCGACCCCTGGTGTTTTAGATGCATTAAATATTGCTTACTTTAACCCTAAAACCCCTGAAGAAGCTTTAGAACTTATCCCTCAAGCATGGAAATTGTCTGAGATGGGTGAAGCGCCAATTGGAATACTTTTAGAAATTACATTCTGGAAAAATTAATTGAGATGATACTATGGAACGTATTGAAGCCATAAAAGAAGTAGCAGAAAGTCTTAATGATGAACTTGTAATCTGTAACATCGGATTTCCATCCAGAGAATTATACGCAGTTAAAGATTCTCCCAATCACTTTTATATGTTAGGATCTATGGGAATGTCATCATCCATTGGTCTTGGTCTTGCAATGTCAGGAAAAAGAAAAGTGGTATCTTTTGATGGGGATGGATCAGTTTTAATGAATATGGGAACTCTTGTAACCATTTTCAGCCAAAATCCTGAAAATTTTATATTAGTTGTCTTTGATAATCAGTGTTACGGCTCCACTGGGTCGCAGTGCACATACACAACCAAGATCGATCTTTTGAAGGTTGCAAAATCCATTGGATTTAAGAATACATTTGTATTTGAAGAACAAATTGACTTTAAGAAAGTCCTTGATGCAGAAGGACCAGTTTTTGTGCATATAAAAGTTAAACCCGGAAATGCTAATGTCCCTGTAATTGATATGGAACCAGAAGAAATAAAAGAAAGATTTATGAAAGAAATAGAAAAAGGAAGTTAGGTTTTAAAGATTTAATTTTCATATCCTTACTGAACAGGTTGATTACATGCTAAAAACAGAACTTATGAACCTTTGGCTGTGGATTGGGCTTGGAGGATTTATCGGTGCCCTTTTAAGGTTTGCAGCCAGCGGGCTAATGCAGTCTAAATCTGCGGTTTTTCCTTTGGGCACACTTGGTATTAATGTCATTGGAAGTTTTTTTATGGGTTTCATAATGTATTCTTCTGAATTTGGAGGGCTTTTCAGCGAAGAAGCAAGGATATTTTTAACTATAGGAATACTTGGATCCTTTACAACCATGTCAACATTCAGCTATGAAACCTTCAAGCTACTGGAGCAAAATGAACTACTGCTGGTGAGTATAAATATCATAGGAACAGTTTTACTTACAGTATTTGCAATTTATCTCGGTAAAATTGCAGCATTAAACTTGTGGAAGGTTTAAAATGAAAAAAGAGTCAGAAGCTATTTTGCTTAGGATATTTATAGGGGAATCTGATAGATATAAAGGAAAGCCGCTTTACAGGCATCTCCTTGAAATGTTTAAGAACGAAGGGCTGGCAGGTGCAACTGTACTCCGGGCAATTGGTGGATTTGGAAAAACAAGTTACATCCACTCAACAGCAATACTGCAGCTTTCAACAGATCTACCTATTGTAATTGAAGTTGTTGATACAAAAGAGAAAATTGAAATGATCAAAGGTAAAATGGAAGGAATAATAAAAGGGGGGCTTATAACGGAAGAAAAAGTGAAAATAATTTATTATGAAGGTAAAAAAGAGGAGTAATGCAGTTTATTTATGCCTTCTTGCGAATTCATCAAAGATCTCGTCAATATCAACGCCTTTGTATACAAGAAGAAGCAGTGTGTGAAAAATAAGATCAACAGATTCATAAACTAAATTTTCATCATTTTTAGATGCAATTATAACTTCTGCAGCTTCTTCGCCCACTTTTTCAAGTATTTTATCTTCGGCCTGCTTTTTATCGTCTTTCATTATATTTGATGTGTAAGAATCAATTGGGTTGTCACGCCTATCTTCTAAAACACGATAGACATCTCTTATAATTGTATCTTTCATTTTATCTCCTGAAAACATTGGTTAAATCATTTTATGCTTTTTCTGATGCTGCCGGTTATAGCTATCAATGGGTGCTGTGCATCGTCTATTATTTCTATATCATCAAGGGAATATATGCCCTCTTTGTCTGCAGTTTTCTCTAATCCCAGTTTGATATCTTTTTCCAGTTCAATTACATAAGAATCAATTTTTTTATAACCTAGATGGGAAGCTGCAACTGTTCTGTGATGACCATCTACTAAAATATATCTATCTCCACTTTTAACGGTGATTGTTGGCTCTGCAAGGCCTCTTTTAAGCTCATATGTCCTTCCCTGGAGCTCATCTGCATATATTTTATTTTGGGTTGGCCTGAGCCTGGCCGTAGGTACTTTTCTCCTTGATAATTTCGTTTTAACCCCGTAAAGCTGTTCCAATGTCTTTTTAAAGTAATTCACTTTCATTGGAGTTGATCTTTCAATATGAGATCTTACAATATCTGTATTTGTGATTATACCTACCAATTTCTCTTCTTTATCTATAACTGGAAGCCTTGATATTCCCATTCTAAACATTACTCTTGCTGCATCATTTATGGACATGTCCTGGTCTGCAACCACTATGTCTGTTGACATAATGTCTTTAACTAAATTGTCCCATGGTTTCAGGAGTAAATCAAAGGCAGTTACCATGCCTAATACTTCACCATTTGTTTTAACTGGAAATCCATCGTGCCCTGTAGTTTTCATTAATTTGATGACTTCTTCATTTGGGGTATCTGGTGTTACTGTTATGACTTCCTTTGTCATATAATGCTTTACAAGGGATGATTCACTCATTTAAACACTCCTTTAATCTAAAATTATAAGAATATAATAAATTTTTATACTATTACTTTAAATTATTTATTCCATATTACTTCATTATTGCATTTAATCTTAACAATTCTATGGCATGGAATCTGTGTACCTTCCTTTAATATTAAAAATCCACGTTCTAATTTATTTATACAGCTCCCTTCAATGGTCTTAAGGTTTCCTGGAGCGCCCCTATGCACATAAGTTATTTTACATTTTTCAATTTCCATTTCTGGATGCCATAGAATCATATCTAAAACATTCTTTACCATTTAAAGACCTGATTCAGATTAAAATTCCTGAAAGTATCTTGATAATAATCTGTTTGAAGTGACTAAAATAATCTATGTATATTGGGGAGCCAATAAATATAGTCGTTTTTATCACTTAAATAGATTAAAGGACTTGCAATATGGGGATAATAAAAAAATTAAAAAATAGTTAATTTTTAATATAAAATGGTTTTTCATCTTAAAGCTTCGCTTAAAAACTTAGCTGTTTCTCCAGGGTCTGCTTTTCCACGGGTAAGTCTCATGACTTGTCCTATTAAGAAATTCATTGCCCCTTTTTTGCCTTCATGATAATCAGACACAGCTTGAGGGTTTTCATCTATAGCTTGCTTTACAGCTTTTAAAACACTTTCCTCATCACTTACACCAATTAAACCAAGTTCTTCAGCAATTTCAGCTGGTGAATCCTTGTTTTTAGGCATTTTTTCAATTATTTTCTTTGCAGCTTTTGGAGTTACTTTTTTATCCTGTATAAGCTTCAGGAGTTCAACTATGTTGTCCGTTGTTATTCCACTATCAGCAAATCCCATTTTATTGTAGTTGAGAACCCTTTTAAGCTCATCTCTCATCCATAATGCTGCAAATGAAGGATCTATTTTCTTTGCAATTTCTTCATATGCATCTGCAAGTGCTAGTTCTGATGTAATGACCTTTGAATATTCTTCTGCTATTCCATATTCCTCAATAAATCGTTCTGATTTTATGTGAGGGGGCTCTGGCATATTTTCTTTTATACCTTCGATCTGTTCCTCTTCTGCCACCATTGGGGGAAGATCTGGATCTGGAATATATCTGTAATCGTCAGCCTCTTCTTTAAGACGCATTGGAACTGTGATCATTTGTGATTCAAGGAATGCCCTTGTTTCCTGTTTTATTTCAACTCCTCTTCTAAGGAGATTTTTCTGCCTTATTATTTCATATTTAAGCGCTTTGTACGCTCCCCTTATGGAGTTTACATTCTTTATTTCAGCCCTCTTTCCGCCTTCAATGGATATGTTAACGTCAGCCCTCATTGTTCCTTCTCCACGGGCACTGCCGCTGTATTCTAGAACTCTTATTAGTTCGCGAAGAAAAGTCCTTGCTTCTTCAGGAGAGGTCATGTCTGGTTCTGTTACAATTTCTATAAGTGGAATTCCAGATCTGTTAAAATCTACCACTCCTAAATCTGGTTTGTATTGGCCTGGATCTTCTTCAAGGTGAACTTCACGAATTCGTATACCGTTCAGGTTACCTTCATACCCTATAGGGATCGATGTCCTCTGGTAACCAGATGAAAGATCAGGGTAATCATAATGTTTCCTCATGAAGTAAGTCTCATTTTCTGCTATCTTACATCCAAGCATTAAAGCTATCTTAATTGCACCGTTAACTGCATCTTCATTTGGTGGATATGGCTTTGCACCAGGTTGGTTAAGACATACATAACAAATATTTGTGTTTGCCGGAGCATCCTGATAATTTGTACGGCAATCACAGAAAAGTTTAGAATCAGTTTCAAGCTGAACGTGAATTTCAAGTCCGCATTTCATCTTAATGGTAATTCCTCCTCAAATTCAATCGGTGATTAGATTAGTGTTATTTTTTTAAAAACTAACAAAAATTTTATTCAATATTTGTTTTATTATTAGGACACTTATGAATATATCGTTATGGATACTCCTCTGAAAATATTGGATATGGTTAGATACAGTTCAATTTAGTCTGCATTTGCAGACATTTTGAAAGTGTTTAGCCGAGATAAAACTTATCCCGACGTCAGTGATTTATCAGATATTGGGTTAATATTAAGTATCTAATTATTTGATGCATTTCTTGATATAACGCTGAATAAAAGGCTCAAGCTCCGTATTTCCTGCTTTACTTCTTGTAAGTGCATCAACATCTGTAAATGTACCCACTAGTTCTCTTCCAGCCCAGTAAACTTCCTCTTCAACTCTTTTTCCATAACGGGTTCCGAACATTTTAAATAATGGGAATTTAGTAAGTCCGTTTGCCCCGCTTAAAAGCAGAGGGCCCATGTTTGCAAGGTTATCTATCCATGTCCCTGTAATTATCTTGAGTTTTGGGAATTTTATCCTGGTTGCAGCCACAACTCCTGCATAGTAAAGGGAAGCAGGTTGAGGTTCATTTTCATAAATAGTCTCTTTATGTGGATTTAATGAGTAAAATGTAACCCTATCAATCCCAACATTTTCTATCATGTCAAATAAATATTTTAAATCATCAGGAGTTTCTCCAAGACCTAAAATAACAGTTATAGCTTTTTGGAACCCTAAATCTCCTGCAAATTCAAGCATTTCAGTTATGTCTTCTAGTGATTTGCTTGGGCAAATCTTATTATGTAATTCTGGATTTGCAACTTCTACAGCTCCTGTAACCCCTGCAATTTCTTCTCCATATTCTTTTAAGTCTTTTGTAATCCCAATATTCAGCCATACTGGTTCTCCAGTTATCTCATAAATCTTTCTTGAGATATCCCTTATTTCTTCGGTTGAATAAGAACCATATCCTCCAGATAAGAATTCAATTTTCATGCCAGTCCTTCTGCAGAGCTCAGCTTCTGCTAAAATTGAGTTTACATTTCGTCTGGCTTTTTGGGGCTCTTTAATTTTAGGTTT
The DNA window shown above is from Methanobacterium veterum and carries:
- a CDS encoding sulfite exporter TauE/SafE family protein codes for the protein MTELMMLLFFTAAFLAVVIGTVAGFGTSTILLPITLLFVDFKTALVLVAISHISGSLGATAFFRHGLNKRLILLFGVPSIILTILGAYLVTYVPQNILQLILGLSLLIFSIYFLLKPDFKVSPSKKNTIFGGSLSGFLQGLLGIGGPLRGAFLISYNMDKFKYIATLAAIAVIIDATRIPIYFLNNLLEPPFYYFIPVLAVIGIAGSYTGKRIVQKIPQNIFKKFVLVGIGLASLLLIYGSLIIL
- the comD gene encoding sulfopyruvate decarboxylase subunit alpha, with product MESSEAVYKAIKDAGIDFIVSVPCVNLGKVMELVDCDEDIIHVPVTREEEGFGICAGAFFGGKKPAILMQNSGLGNSVNVLASLYELYKIPILVIMSHRGTEGEFMSAQIPMGKATPGVLDALNIAYFNPKTPEEALELIPQAWKLSEMGEAPIGILLEITFWKN
- the comE gene encoding sulfopyruvate decarboxylase subunit beta → MERIEAIKEVAESLNDELVICNIGFPSRELYAVKDSPNHFYMLGSMGMSSSIGLGLAMSGKRKVVSFDGDGSVLMNMGTLVTIFSQNPENFILVVFDNQCYGSTGSQCTYTTKIDLLKVAKSIGFKNTFVFEEQIDFKKVLDAEGPVFVHIKVKPGNANVPVIDMEPEEIKERFMKEIEKGS
- the crcB gene encoding fluoride efflux transporter CrcB, with the translated sequence MLKTELMNLWLWIGLGGFIGALLRFAASGLMQSKSAVFPLGTLGINVIGSFFMGFIMYSSEFGGLFSEEARIFLTIGILGSFTTMSTFSYETFKLLEQNELLLVSINIIGTVLLTVFAIYLGKIAALNLWKV
- a CDS encoding DUF190 domain-containing protein, producing the protein MKKESEAILLRIFIGESDRYKGKPLYRHLLEMFKNEGLAGATVLRAIGGFGKTSYIHSTAILQLSTDLPIVIEVVDTKEKIEMIKGKMEGIIKGGLITEEKVKIIYYEGKKEE
- the hisE gene encoding phosphoribosyl-ATP diphosphatase, with translation MKDTIIRDVYRVLEDRRDNPIDSYTSNIMKDDKKQAEDKILEKVGEEAAEVIIASKNDENLVYESVDLIFHTLLLLVYKGVDIDEIFDEFARRHK
- a CDS encoding CBS domain-containing ParB/RepB/Spo0J family partition protein, which gives rise to MSESSLVKHYMTKEVITVTPDTPNEEVIKLMKTTGHDGFPVKTNGEVLGMVTAFDLLLKPWDNLVKDIMSTDIVVADQDMSINDAARVMFRMGISRLPVIDKEEKLVGIITNTDIVRSHIERSTPMKVNYFKKTLEQLYGVKTKLSRRKVPTARLRPTQNKIYADELQGRTYELKRGLAEPTITVKSGDRYILVDGHHRTVAASHLGYKKIDSYVIELEKDIKLGLEKTADKEGIYSLDDIEIIDDAQHPLIAITGSIRKSIK
- a CDS encoding DUF504 domain-containing protein, with amino-acid sequence MVKNVLDMILWHPEMEIEKCKITYVHRGAPGNLKTIEGSCINKLERGFLILKEGTQIPCHRIVKIKCNNEVIWNK
- the gatB gene encoding Asp-tRNA(Asn)/Glu-tRNA(Gln) amidotransferase subunit GatB; protein product: MKCGLEIHVQLETDSKLFCDCRTNYQDAPANTNICYVCLNQPGAKPYPPNEDAVNGAIKIALMLGCKIAENETYFMRKHYDYPDLSSGYQRTSIPIGYEGNLNGIRIREVHLEEDPGQYKPDLGVVDFNRSGIPLIEIVTEPDMTSPEEARTFLRELIRVLEYSGSARGEGTMRADVNISIEGGKRAEIKNVNSIRGAYKALKYEIIRQKNLLRRGVEIKQETRAFLESQMITVPMRLKEEADDYRYIPDPDLPPMVAEEEQIEGIKENMPEPPHIKSERFIEEYGIAEEYSKVITSELALADAYEEIAKKIDPSFAALWMRDELKRVLNYNKMGFADSGITTDNIVELLKLIQDKKVTPKAAKKIIEKMPKNKDSPAEIAEELGLIGVSDEESVLKAVKQAIDENPQAVSDYHEGKKGAMNFLIGQVMRLTRGKADPGETAKFLSEALR
- a CDS encoding radical SAM protein, whose translation is MNLINKIKNFETLDLMQEANKITLAEHGNKITLERAIFLSWWCDKGDCLFCYMSSQKPKIKEPQKARRNVNSILAEAELCRRTGMKIEFLSGGYGSYSTEEIRDISRKIYEITGEPVWLNIGITKDLKEYGEEIAGVTGAVEVANPELHNKICPSKSLEDITEMLEFAGDLGFQKAITVILGLGETPDDLKYLFDMIENVGIDRVTFYSLNPHKETIYENEPQPASLYYAGVVAATRIKFPKLKIITGTWIDNLANMGPLLLSGANGLTKFPLFKMFGTRYGKRVEEEVYWAGRELVGTFTDVDALTRSKAGNTELEPFIQRYIKKCIK